One stretch of Priestia megaterium DNA includes these proteins:
- a CDS encoding DUF4395 domain-containing protein produces MSIPKPLVQLNQLFIVITVLIALLAAKWLLLLPFLVGVVTLATKRNPVIMAGKKLLKKPASSYQMEDRDQQLFNQWIATICMGVAFISFLLSYTLVGYVFSIMVILAAGVALMGYCIGCTIRYRYMMWKYKRKKHAA; encoded by the coding sequence ATGAGCATTCCCAAACCATTAGTTCAGCTTAATCAACTCTTTATCGTTATAACGGTTTTGATCGCTTTACTTGCGGCAAAGTGGCTTTTACTTTTGCCTTTTCTCGTTGGAGTAGTCACACTTGCAACAAAGCGTAATCCCGTAATTATGGCAGGGAAAAAGCTTCTCAAAAAGCCTGCTTCTTCTTATCAAATGGAAGACCGGGATCAGCAGCTTTTTAACCAGTGGATTGCAACGATATGTATGGGAGTTGCTTTCATTTCATTTTTACTGAGTTATACGCTTGTCGGCTATGTATTTAGTATAATGGTGATTCTTGCTGCTGGTGTAGCGCTGATGGGATATTGTATAGGCTGCACGATTCGTTATCGATATATGATGTGGAAATATAAAAGAAAAAAACACGCTGCATAA
- a CDS encoding YitT family protein, whose protein sequence is MSKTVKDVIFLLIGSFVFSLAVNMFVIPIGLGEGGVTGISIILYYTTHLSTGITNFILNGILLIVGYKFLEKKTIVYTMITIIATSIFLHVTEGWGLHLHEELIGMVFAGVLLGVGIGMILRVGGTTAGSAIIARILNKFLNWKVNHALLIVDLLVVLASYFIIGIEKLLFTIVMLYITTKVIDFVIEGFDAKKAVTVISSNKNEVADQINEQLDRGVTILNGRGNYTKESKEILYVVINKQELIKLKKLIKKIDDEAFVIVHDVRDVIGKGFLSA, encoded by the coding sequence ATGAGTAAAACAGTAAAAGATGTCATCTTTTTATTAATAGGTTCGTTTGTATTTTCACTTGCAGTTAACATGTTCGTCATTCCAATAGGACTAGGTGAAGGCGGCGTTACGGGTATATCAATTATTTTATATTATACAACGCATCTTTCAACGGGCATCACTAACTTTATTTTAAACGGTATCTTGCTTATCGTAGGGTATAAATTTTTAGAGAAAAAAACCATCGTCTATACGATGATTACGATTATCGCTACATCTATTTTTCTTCACGTAACTGAAGGCTGGGGTCTTCATCTTCATGAAGAGCTCATTGGCATGGTTTTTGCCGGTGTACTGCTAGGTGTTGGAATTGGGATGATTTTGCGAGTTGGTGGAACAACAGCAGGTTCAGCCATTATTGCTCGAATTCTAAATAAGTTTTTAAACTGGAAAGTCAATCATGCACTTTTAATTGTTGATTTACTAGTGGTATTGGCTTCTTATTTTATTATTGGAATCGAAAAGCTACTATTTACGATTGTCATGCTTTACATTACAACAAAAGTAATTGACTTCGTTATTGAAGGATTTGATGCCAAAAAGGCCGTTACCGTTATTTCAAGCAACAAAAACGAAGTAGCGGATCAAATTAATGAACAGCTTGATCGCGGAGTAACGATTCTAAACGGTCGAGGGAACTATACAAAAGAATCAAAAGAAATCTTGTATGTGGTCATTAACAAACAAGAGCTCATTAAGCTTAAAAAGCTGATTAAAAAAATTGATGATGAAGCATTTGTTATTGTGCACGATGTACGAGATGTAATTGGAAAAGGCTTTCTAAGCGCATAA
- a CDS encoding GNAT family N-acetyltransferase, whose translation MKIRKARKEDASAVTELLYDMLGSIARSHTAATTNEEALLRLKAFILSEKNRYSYHHITVAEVDEKVVGLMLCYEGSMLQTLYEPVKRFVRAKLNNPAWEIDIETEHGDYYIDSLCVDEAYRGKGIGTALLNVAKQEAKKRKMFLSLNVEYNNVEAKKLYQRIGFQEHKTIFIDKKPFFYMKTA comes from the coding sequence GTGAAAATAAGGAAAGCAAGAAAAGAAGATGCTTCTGCTGTAACGGAATTACTTTATGACATGCTTGGCAGTATTGCACGCTCTCATACGGCGGCTACAACGAATGAAGAAGCGCTTTTAAGACTTAAAGCGTTTATTCTGTCTGAGAAGAATCGCTATAGCTATCATCATATTACAGTCGCGGAGGTCGATGAGAAGGTAGTTGGACTTATGCTTTGCTACGAAGGAAGTATGTTACAAACGCTTTATGAACCAGTTAAGCGTTTTGTACGTGCTAAACTTAATAATCCAGCGTGGGAAATTGATATAGAAACTGAACATGGAGATTATTATATTGACTCTCTATGTGTAGATGAAGCTTACCGTGGAAAAGGGATAGGAACGGCTCTTTTAAATGTAGCCAAGCAAGAAGCCAAAAAGCGTAAGATGTTTTTATCGTTAAACGTTGAATATAATAACGTAGAAGCCAAAAAATTGTATCAGCGTATAGGCTTTCAAGAGCATAAAACCATTTTTATTGATAAAAAACCATTTTTTTATATGAAGACTGCCTGA
- a CDS encoding thermonuclease family protein, protein MKEIKAIIYIMIAMFMLLLTGCSDEQASHSSTSSTDTKQAVQVEGSSDQEEDHSPSKASREDVVGEAATVERVVDGDTLKVKMLNGKTDRVRLLLVDTPETKHPKLGVQPFGPEASAYTKKRLEGQEITLEFDVQERDQYGRLLAYVWIDNELYNEELLAKGLARVAVFPPNTKYVDEFKKIQEQARKSEKGIWSIENYAQEKGYNTDAVKNQSSSNQKDTQSAKSCEGKIKGNQNSKIYHVPTGAHYNQTMNNVIWFCTEKDAQEAGYKKAKN, encoded by the coding sequence TTGAAAGAAATAAAAGCAATTATTTACATCATGATCGCGATGTTTATGCTGCTTCTTACTGGATGCAGTGATGAGCAAGCAAGTCATTCAAGCACATCTTCTACCGATACAAAACAAGCAGTTCAAGTAGAAGGTTCATCAGATCAAGAAGAAGATCATAGTCCTTCTAAAGCAAGTCGTGAAGATGTAGTAGGTGAAGCAGCTACGGTAGAAAGAGTGGTGGACGGTGATACGCTTAAAGTGAAAATGCTGAACGGAAAGACGGATCGAGTGCGACTACTTCTTGTTGATACCCCCGAAACAAAGCATCCCAAACTAGGCGTACAGCCCTTTGGTCCTGAAGCATCTGCTTACACAAAAAAAAGGCTAGAAGGACAGGAAATTACCCTTGAATTTGATGTGCAAGAGCGTGATCAATATGGACGCTTGCTTGCTTATGTATGGATAGACAATGAGCTATATAATGAAGAGCTGCTAGCAAAAGGGTTAGCCCGCGTAGCAGTATTTCCTCCCAATACAAAGTACGTAGATGAATTTAAGAAAATACAGGAGCAGGCTCGAAAAAGCGAAAAAGGCATCTGGAGTATTGAAAACTATGCACAAGAAAAAGGGTATAACACGGATGCTGTAAAAAATCAGTCCTCTTCTAATCAAAAGGATACTCAGTCTGCCAAAAGCTGTGAAGGTAAAATAAAAGGAAATCAAAACTCTAAAATTTATCACGTGCCAACAGGGGCACACTACAACCAAACCATGAACAACGTCATTTGGTTCTGTACCGAAAAAGATGCGCAAGAAGCAGGATACAAAAAAGCAAAAAACTAA
- a CDS encoding 2OG-Fe(II) oxygenase: protein MILTNTSLITKEQTIFNHSGNKIKLEDREIDIVARFEEPLVLVLGNVLSNEECDELIQLSKDKMQRSKIGAEREVNSIRTSSGMFFEESENELVHQIERRLSKIMGPSIEYAEGLQVLKYLPDQEYKAHHDYFTSASKASKNNRISTLVMYLNDVEEGGETYFPKLGLSVSPTKGMAVYFEYFYSDAELNDRTLHGGAPVIKGEKWVATQWMRKQKIRS from the coding sequence ATGATTCTAACTAATACATCTTTAATAACGAAAGAACAAACGATTTTTAACCATTCAGGGAATAAAATTAAATTAGAAGACAGAGAGATTGATATTGTTGCTCGATTTGAAGAGCCGCTTGTTCTAGTTTTAGGAAATGTCCTAAGTAACGAAGAATGTGACGAACTTATACAGCTATCCAAAGATAAAATGCAGCGATCAAAAATTGGCGCTGAACGTGAAGTAAACAGTATTCGAACGAGCAGCGGCATGTTTTTTGAAGAAAGCGAAAACGAGCTTGTACATCAAATTGAAAGAAGACTTTCTAAAATAATGGGACCGTCTATTGAATATGCTGAAGGTCTTCAAGTTTTAAAATACTTGCCTGATCAAGAATACAAAGCGCATCACGATTATTTCACTTCTGCAAGTAAAGCATCTAAAAATAACCGTATTAGTACATTGGTTATGTACTTAAACGATGTGGAAGAAGGAGGAGAAACTTATTTTCCTAAGCTGGGTCTTTCCGTATCTCCGACAAAAGGAATGGCCGTGTACTTTGAATATTTTTATAGTGACGCTGAACTTAATGATCGTACTCTCCACGGTGGAGCTCCTGTTATAAAAGGAGAAAAGTGGGTCGCTACCCAGTGGATGCGCAAACAAAAAATTCGATCGTAA
- a CDS encoding malate:quinone oxidoreductase, which yields MSNVYKKTDVILIGAGVMSATLGSLLKELAPEWEIKVFEKLADAGEESSNEWNNAGTGHAALCELNYTSEQADGSIDITKAVRINEQFQLSRQFWSYLVSSNLIHHPQEFIMPIPHMSFVQGEKNVSFLKKRFEALSNNPLFQGMEYSDRPEKLKEWMPLVMKGRTSTEAIAATKIDSGTDVNFGALTRMLFTHLKSKSVEINYNHSVENLTRTADGSWEVKVHDIHSGKQEYHTAKFVFIGGGGGSLSLLQKTGIPESKHIGGFPVSGLFMVCNNPEVVAQHHGKVYGKAKVGAPPMSVPHLDTRYIDRKKTLLFGPFAGFSPKFLKTGSNLDLINSVKPNNILTMLAAGVKEMGLTKYLIQQVLLSNEKRMEELREFIPNAKSEDWDIVVAGQRVQVIKDTEAGGKGTLQFGTEVVSSADGSVAALLGASPGASTAVHVMLEVLEKCFPQHMKKWEPKIKEMIPSYGLSLVEHPVLFNEISASTAQTLDLSKKELVYR from the coding sequence ATGAGCAATGTATATAAAAAAACAGACGTTATCTTAATTGGGGCCGGAGTTATGAGCGCAACGTTGGGATCTTTACTAAAAGAGTTAGCGCCGGAATGGGAAATCAAAGTATTTGAGAAACTCGCAGATGCAGGAGAAGAAAGCTCGAATGAATGGAATAATGCAGGGACTGGCCATGCTGCACTGTGCGAGTTGAACTATACATCTGAACAAGCTGACGGATCTATAGATATTACGAAAGCAGTGCGAATTAATGAACAGTTTCAGCTTTCAAGACAGTTTTGGTCGTATCTTGTAAGCAGTAATTTAATTCATCATCCGCAAGAGTTTATTATGCCAATCCCTCATATGAGTTTCGTACAAGGAGAAAAGAACGTATCCTTTCTGAAAAAACGTTTTGAAGCGCTATCAAATAATCCGTTGTTTCAAGGAATGGAGTATTCGGATCGTCCTGAAAAGCTAAAAGAATGGATGCCGCTTGTCATGAAAGGCCGTACATCGACTGAAGCAATTGCGGCAACCAAAATCGACTCAGGGACGGACGTGAACTTTGGGGCTTTAACTCGTATGTTGTTTACACATTTAAAAAGTAAAAGCGTAGAAATAAACTATAACCACAGCGTTGAAAATCTGACACGTACCGCAGACGGCTCGTGGGAAGTAAAAGTACATGATATTCATAGCGGCAAACAGGAATATCACACGGCGAAATTTGTTTTTATCGGAGGAGGAGGCGGAAGTCTGTCTTTACTCCAAAAAACGGGTATTCCTGAGTCCAAACATATTGGAGGGTTCCCGGTAAGCGGATTATTTATGGTATGCAATAACCCCGAAGTTGTAGCGCAGCATCATGGGAAAGTGTACGGAAAAGCGAAGGTTGGTGCTCCGCCGATGTCGGTTCCGCACCTTGATACACGCTATATCGACCGCAAAAAAACACTGCTGTTTGGACCTTTTGCCGGATTTTCACCAAAGTTCTTAAAAACGGGTTCAAATTTGGATTTAATCAATTCTGTAAAACCGAATAATATCTTGACGATGTTAGCAGCAGGCGTCAAAGAGATGGGCTTAACGAAATACTTGATTCAGCAGGTGCTGTTGTCCAATGAAAAGCGTATGGAAGAACTTCGCGAGTTTATTCCAAACGCAAAAAGCGAAGACTGGGATATCGTCGTAGCGGGTCAGCGTGTACAAGTAATCAAAGATACGGAAGCCGGAGGTAAAGGAACTCTTCAATTTGGTACAGAAGTTGTGAGTTCAGCTGATGGTTCCGTTGCTGCATTGCTCGGGGCTTCGCCAGGTGCTTCGACTGCCGTTCATGTCATGCTTGAAGTGCTAGAAAAGTGTTTCCCGCAGCATATGAAGAAATGGGAACCAAAAATAAAAGAAATGATTCCTTCTTACGGCTTGTCACTGGTAGAACATCCAGTGCTTTTTAACGAAATTTCCGCTTCTACAGCCCAAACGCTTGATTTAAGTAAAAAAGAACTTGTGTACCGATGA
- a CDS encoding pyruvate, water dikinase regulatory protein, translating into MNKRKIVYIVSDSVGETAELMVKAVLTQFSGEDIEIQNTSYVEDEGNIDNIIAEARCNEAIIAYTIVIPPLKQYLDQKAQEEGIVAIDLMTPLMSAFSQTFNKEPNLQPRLTRKLDDNYFRRVEAVEFAVKYDDGQDFRGIKRADLVLIGVSRTSKTPLSMYLAHKSLKVANIPLVPEVTPPDELFTIPKNKCIGLVITPDKLNEIRKERLKNLGLASQANYANVDRILEELDYAEKIMKRIGCPIVNVSGKAVEETAEVILSMLKKDKMKGYV; encoded by the coding sequence GTGAATAAAAGAAAAATTGTCTATATAGTTTCCGACTCAGTAGGTGAAACGGCTGAGCTGATGGTGAAAGCAGTTTTAACTCAATTTAGTGGAGAAGATATTGAAATTCAAAATACTTCTTACGTAGAAGATGAGGGAAATATTGATAATATCATTGCTGAAGCAAGGTGTAACGAGGCCATCATTGCGTATACCATCGTCATCCCACCTTTAAAACAGTATCTTGACCAAAAGGCACAAGAAGAAGGAATTGTAGCCATTGATTTAATGACCCCTCTTATGAGTGCCTTTAGCCAAACCTTTAATAAGGAACCTAATCTTCAACCGAGATTAACGAGAAAATTAGACGATAACTATTTTCGAAGAGTAGAAGCAGTTGAATTCGCTGTTAAATATGATGATGGACAAGACTTCAGAGGTATCAAGCGAGCTGATCTAGTGTTGATTGGTGTTTCGAGAACATCTAAGACGCCACTTTCTATGTATTTAGCTCATAAAAGTCTTAAAGTAGCGAATATACCGTTAGTTCCAGAAGTGACGCCTCCTGATGAACTTTTTACTATTCCGAAAAATAAATGTATTGGTTTAGTTATTACACCGGATAAGCTCAATGAAATCCGAAAAGAACGATTAAAAAATTTAGGTTTAGCGTCTCAAGCCAATTATGCCAATGTAGATCGAATCCTTGAAGAGCTGGACTATGCTGAGAAAATTATGAAGCGCATTGGTTGCCCTATTGTTAATGTCTCAGGTAAAGCAGTTGAAGAAACCGCTGAAGTGATATTGAGCATGTTAAAAAAGGACAAGATGAAAGGGTATGTATAA
- a CDS encoding HAD family hydrolase, producing MLLKPKAIFLDMDGTILNRANKVSIQTKEIIDELRKQGIFVFIATGRAFDEIEELVPEGFQVDGFITSNGMAGYVGKESVFQHSLSLQLVETIIEKARANKVYYELFPYGTSRVTLKQDQPYVENEIRDPKPDSVEINEWLSRKQAIKEEIDWKDSVEGSEFSKFYFFARTHEHIDNWKEELEELKKEIDFTTSTSSKHNVEVMVANVNKATGIQQMLKHFNLPQQDILAIGDSNNDLPMFQFASYAVAMKNAPDHIKEIVDDITEFNCDENGVYHYLSKFLLQKSTNSTPVL from the coding sequence ATGTTATTAAAACCTAAAGCAATTTTTTTAGATATGGACGGCACGATATTAAACCGTGCTAACAAAGTAAGTATTCAAACAAAAGAAATCATTGACGAATTACGAAAACAGGGAATTTTTGTTTTTATTGCTACGGGAAGAGCGTTTGATGAAATAGAAGAGTTAGTTCCTGAAGGCTTTCAAGTGGATGGATTTATCACGTCAAATGGTATGGCAGGGTACGTAGGAAAAGAATCAGTCTTTCAGCATTCGCTTTCGCTTCAATTGGTGGAAACCATTATTGAAAAAGCAAGAGCGAACAAGGTATACTACGAGCTTTTCCCGTACGGCACATCTCGCGTGACGTTAAAACAAGATCAGCCGTATGTTGAAAATGAAATTAGAGATCCAAAGCCAGACAGTGTGGAAATTAACGAATGGCTTTCCCGTAAACAAGCAATTAAAGAAGAAATTGACTGGAAAGATTCCGTAGAAGGAAGCGAATTTTCAAAGTTCTATTTCTTTGCAAGAACGCACGAGCATATCGATAACTGGAAAGAGGAGCTTGAAGAACTTAAGAAAGAAATCGACTTTACAACTTCTACTTCATCTAAACACAATGTCGAAGTGATGGTGGCAAACGTAAATAAAGCAACGGGGATTCAGCAAATGCTAAAACATTTTAATTTGCCCCAGCAAGACATTCTAGCAATTGGCGACAGCAACAATGATTTACCAATGTTTCAGTTTGCCAGCTATGCTGTAGCGATGAAAAATGCGCCGGATCATATTAAAGAAATTGTCGATGACATAACGGAATTTAACTGTGACGAAAACGGCGTCTATCATTATCTTTCTAAATTTTTATTGCAAAAATCTACTAATAGTACGCCCGTTTTATAA
- a CDS encoding mechanosensitive ion channel family protein codes for MKDIQWVQQTLFNTGKWIEISEVIIKIILIFIIAQIVIRFARSAINKIFDFRFKTKLLRYNERKEITLKKLCLSIVTYVVYFIVLITSLEAIGINMKALLAGISVAGFITGLGAQNLIKDILNGFFILFEDQFSVGDHVSINDTEGTVEEIGLRTTKIRGVDGEFYFFANSNITKVANYTLGEIPEVHKAEQVKTREE; via the coding sequence ATGAAAGACATACAGTGGGTGCAGCAAACTTTATTTAACACCGGTAAGTGGATTGAAATTAGTGAAGTAATCATAAAGATTATCTTGATTTTTATCATTGCTCAAATTGTCATACGGTTTGCTCGTAGTGCAATTAATAAAATCTTTGATTTCAGATTTAAAACTAAGCTGCTGAGGTACAACGAACGAAAAGAAATAACGCTGAAAAAGCTTTGTCTGAGCATTGTCACGTACGTAGTGTATTTTATTGTACTTATTACGTCTTTAGAGGCAATCGGAATTAATATGAAAGCACTTTTAGCTGGCATTAGCGTAGCAGGATTTATCACAGGCTTAGGTGCACAAAATTTGATTAAAGATATTTTAAACGGCTTTTTTATTCTATTTGAAGATCAATTCTCAGTAGGAGATCACGTATCCATAAACGATACGGAAGGAACTGTTGAAGAAATTGGATTGCGCACTACAAAAATTCGCGGTGTTGACGGAGAGTTTTACTTTTTTGCTAATAGTAACATTACAAAAGTAGCGAACTACACGCTCGGTGAAATTCCCGAAGTACATAAAGCTGAACAAGTAAAAACTCGTGAAGAATAG
- a CDS encoding HAD-IA family hydrolase, with protein MNILWDFDGTIFDTYPTIVKAFKELLTDPTISEDDILKQMKISSDVAIKHFDIEKSLFDNHFHVLEQKINPKDKPAFPHVEDVLSFADTNVIVTHKSRQSTLDILAFFNMEHYFTEIITKDDGYKRKPDSGAYAYLHDKYQLDLVIGDRELDLKPARELGIKTCAFQNDDIEADYHLTSYDQFFTTVVNKNS; from the coding sequence ATGAATATTTTATGGGACTTCGATGGAACCATCTTTGATACCTATCCAACGATTGTAAAAGCATTCAAAGAATTACTAACAGATCCAACAATCTCAGAAGATGATATTTTAAAACAAATGAAGATATCTTCTGACGTAGCAATTAAGCACTTTGATATTGAAAAGTCTTTGTTTGATAATCACTTCCATGTGCTCGAGCAAAAAATCAATCCAAAAGATAAGCCCGCTTTTCCCCACGTAGAAGATGTACTGAGCTTTGCGGATACAAATGTAATTGTTACGCATAAATCCAGACAGTCTACTCTTGATATTCTTGCATTTTTTAATATGGAGCACTACTTCACGGAGATTATTACAAAAGATGATGGCTACAAACGAAAGCCTGACAGCGGCGCTTATGCCTATCTTCACGATAAGTATCAGCTTGATTTAGTAATTGGAGACCGGGAGCTTGATTTAAAGCCTGCCCGTGAACTGGGCATCAAAACATGTGCATTTCAAAATGACGACATTGAAGCAGATTATCACCTTACATCATACGATCAATTCTTTACAACTGTCGTAAATAAAAACTCGTGA
- a CDS encoding aminopeptidase — protein MEQFERNIEKYAELAVKVGVNIQKGQILNINADISSADFVREIAKKAYESGAQSVEVDWHDDHLVRLKYEKADESVFNEFPAWKAQAREELVKNGGAVLSVISSGPDLLKGVDGKRIAAFQKVSGKAMKKFREAIQSDKISWSIVAVPSKDWAAKVFPDVPEEQQQEKLWEAIFKSVRVDQEDPVAAWEEHNASLHKKVDILNEKKFSKLHYKAPGTDLTIELPDKHIWVGAGSVNEDGNSFMANMPTEEVFTLPKKDGVNGQVTSTKPLSYAGNLIENFTLTFENGQIVDVKAEEGEETLKHLIETDEGAKYLGEVALVPHQSPISQSNIIFYNTLFDENASNHLAIGSSYSFCLEGGKTMSKEELAQNGANDSITHVDFMIGSAEMDIDGIKADGTSEPVFRKGNWAF, from the coding sequence ATGGAACAGTTTGAGCGCAATATTGAAAAGTACGCCGAACTAGCTGTAAAAGTCGGTGTAAACATTCAAAAAGGGCAAATTTTAAACATTAATGCCGATATTTCTTCCGCTGATTTTGTTCGTGAAATTGCGAAAAAAGCGTATGAATCCGGAGCACAGTCTGTTGAGGTAGACTGGCATGACGATCATTTAGTTCGTTTGAAATATGAAAAAGCGGATGAATCTGTATTTAATGAATTTCCTGCTTGGAAAGCTCAAGCAAGAGAAGAGCTTGTTAAAAACGGAGGCGCTGTTTTATCTGTAATTTCAAGCGGTCCTGACTTACTAAAAGGAGTAGACGGCAAACGTATTGCTGCGTTCCAAAAAGTAAGTGGAAAAGCAATGAAAAAATTCCGTGAAGCGATCCAATCCGATAAAATCAGCTGGTCCATTGTAGCTGTTCCTTCAAAAGACTGGGCGGCTAAAGTATTTCCTGACGTTCCAGAAGAACAACAGCAAGAAAAACTGTGGGAAGCTATTTTCAAATCCGTGCGCGTAGACCAAGAAGATCCAGTCGCCGCGTGGGAAGAGCATAACGCTTCATTACATAAAAAAGTAGACATTTTAAATGAAAAGAAATTTTCTAAACTTCACTATAAAGCGCCAGGAACAGATTTAACAATTGAGCTTCCTGACAAACATATTTGGGTTGGCGCAGGCAGTGTTAATGAAGACGGTAACTCGTTTATGGCCAACATGCCAACAGAAGAAGTATTTACACTTCCAAAAAAAGACGGCGTAAACGGTCAAGTAACAAGCACAAAACCGCTTAGCTACGCAGGGAACTTAATTGAAAACTTCACGCTAACATTTGAAAACGGACAAATTGTCGATGTAAAAGCAGAAGAAGGTGAAGAAACATTAAAGCACCTAATTGAAACAGATGAAGGTGCCAAATACTTAGGAGAAGTAGCCTTAGTACCGCATCAATCGCCAATTTCTCAGTCAAACATCATTTTCTACAATACGCTGTTTGATGAAAATGCATCCAACCACTTAGCGATCGGCAGCTCGTACTCTTTCTGTTTAGAAGGCGGAAAAACGATGTCTAAAGAAGAGCTAGCACAAAACGGAGCAAACGACAGCATCACCCACGTTGACTTCATGATTGGCTCAGCTGAAATGGACATCGATGGCATTAAAGCTGACGGTACAAGCGAGCCTGTGTTTAGAAAAGGGAACTGGGCGTTTTAA
- a CDS encoding IclR family transcriptional regulator yields the protein MERENMVKSVSRALDIVTIVSMEREGVGVTEIAKQMDINKSSVYRILTTLAQYGYIEQDQETGRYKLGYKFLEVSSKLLDSIDLRTEAKPFLQELESETNEVIHLVVYDQGEVVYIEKLEGNQTLRMHSKVGKRAPMHCTSVGKAILAFLPLNTVTSILERKGLPAHTDHTITDEESFLRELSEVKRKGYALDLEENEYGITCIAAPIFDHLGQVVAAVSISGATMRMTNERLTYLQERMVDIGKNISERLGYKTESVKDKSLF from the coding sequence ATGGAGAGAGAAAACATGGTGAAGTCTGTAAGCCGGGCGTTGGATATCGTCACAATTGTCAGCATGGAAAGAGAAGGGGTAGGCGTCACAGAAATTGCAAAGCAAATGGATATCAACAAAAGCTCCGTATATCGTATTCTAACTACTCTTGCTCAGTACGGCTATATTGAACAAGATCAAGAAACCGGGCGGTACAAGCTTGGGTATAAGTTTTTAGAAGTAAGTTCAAAACTTTTAGATTCTATTGATCTACGAACGGAAGCAAAACCGTTTTTGCAAGAACTTGAAAGTGAAACAAATGAAGTTATTCATCTTGTTGTCTACGATCAAGGTGAAGTAGTGTATATTGAAAAATTAGAAGGCAATCAGACGCTGCGCATGCATTCAAAAGTGGGGAAAAGAGCGCCTATGCACTGTACGTCTGTCGGTAAAGCTATTCTAGCTTTTTTACCGCTTAACACGGTAACAAGCATTCTTGAAAGAAAAGGTTTACCAGCTCATACCGATCACACCATTACAGATGAAGAAAGCTTTCTTCGAGAACTTTCAGAAGTAAAACGAAAAGGATATGCGCTGGATTTAGAAGAAAATGAATACGGAATTACCTGCATCGCAGCGCCTATTTTTGATCACCTTGGTCAAGTCGTTGCTGCAGTCAGCATTTCTGGTGCTACTATGCGTATGACAAATGAGCGATTAACTTATCTTCAAGAACGCATGGTTGATATAGGCAAGAACATTTCGGAGCGGCTCGGCTACAAAACTGAATCTGTGAAAGACAAAAGTTTGTTCTGA
- a CDS encoding fumarylacetoacetate hydrolase family protein — protein MKFVRFAVQDSRHTGVLKEDTISVIKGNIFEKWDYTGQTFSLSEVRLLAPLEPNQIIGIGANYAAAKVELPKELPSIPVFFFKPVSSVIGPNEDIVIPTAIKHVKFESELAVIIGKEAKNIAKEDVLDYIFGYTIGNDVTAPDYFHEDGHWTIGKSFDSFTPLGPVIETELDFKSIHVKAFLNGVEKQNSSTDLMIISVEQMIAYLSTVMTLKPGDVVLTGSPVGAELVSANDVIECTIREIGTLQNPFVAEKERVNV, from the coding sequence ATGAAATTTGTAAGGTTCGCTGTACAAGATAGCCGTCATACAGGTGTACTAAAAGAGGATACGATCAGCGTCATTAAAGGAAATATATTTGAGAAATGGGACTATACAGGACAGACTTTTTCACTGAGTGAAGTAAGGCTTTTGGCTCCTTTAGAGCCAAATCAAATTATTGGAATAGGCGCAAATTATGCAGCCGCAAAGGTGGAGCTTCCAAAAGAACTGCCTTCTATTCCTGTCTTCTTTTTTAAGCCCGTATCTTCTGTGATCGGTCCAAACGAGGACATTGTCATTCCAACTGCGATTAAGCACGTCAAGTTTGAGTCTGAGCTTGCAGTTATTATTGGAAAAGAAGCAAAGAACATCGCAAAAGAAGACGTGCTGGACTATATATTTGGGTATACAATTGGAAACGATGTAACGGCTCCGGATTATTTTCATGAAGACGGGCACTGGACCATTGGAAAATCCTTTGATTCATTTACGCCTCTTGGCCCCGTAATCGAAACGGAGCTTGATTTTAAATCCATTCATGTAAAAGCGTTTTTAAATGGCGTTGAAAAACAAAACAGCTCGACAGATTTAATGATTATTTCCGTTGAGCAAATGATTGCTTACCTTTCTACTGTTATGACCCTTAAGCCGGGAGATGTGGTTTTAACAGGAAGTCCGGTCGGCGCGGAACTGGTAAGCGCAAACGATGTCATTGAATGCACCATCCGAGAAATTGGGACCCTCCAAAATCCGTTTGTTGCAGAGAAAGAACGTGTAAACGTATAA